A region from the Mesorhizobium sp. J8 genome encodes:
- a CDS encoding (2Fe-2S)-binding protein, producing MSQPSALSTNGLSRRKFMAGTVSAAATAPLLASRAEAAQPVAAQPKLRQPVVTSLRINKQTYELSLDTRTSLLDALRDHIGLTGTKKGCDHGQCGACTVRVDGKRVLSCLSFAVMNDGKDVTTIEGLASTDGRLHPMQQAFIDHDAFQCGYCTPGQIMSAIGCVNEGHAESENDIRDYMSGNICRCAAYPNIVAAILQARGETKGA from the coding sequence ATGTCCCAGCCCTCAGCCCTGTCCACCAACGGTCTCAGCCGAAGAAAGTTCATGGCAGGTACGGTCTCGGCGGCCGCGACCGCGCCGTTGCTGGCTTCGCGGGCCGAGGCCGCGCAGCCGGTCGCAGCTCAGCCCAAGCTGAGGCAGCCGGTCGTAACGTCGCTCAGGATCAACAAGCAGACCTATGAGCTTTCACTCGATACCAGAACCAGCCTGCTCGACGCGTTGCGCGACCATATCGGGCTCACCGGCACCAAGAAGGGCTGCGATCACGGCCAGTGCGGCGCATGCACGGTGCGGGTCGACGGCAAACGCGTGCTCTCTTGTCTGAGCTTCGCCGTGATGAACGACGGCAAGGATGTGACGACGATTGAAGGGCTCGCCTCGACGGATGGCAGGTTGCATCCCATGCAGCAGGCCTTCATCGATCACGATGCCTTCCAGTGCGGCTACTGCACACCAGGCCAGATCATGTCGGCGATCGGCTGCGTCAATGAAGGTCACGCCGAATCCGAGAATGACATCCGCGACTATATGAGCGGCAACATCTGCCGCTGCGCCGCCTATCCCAATATCGTCGCCGCCATCCTGCAGGCGCGCGGCGAGACGAAGGGAGCGTGA
- a CDS encoding PPC domain-containing DNA-binding protein, with product MKSKLVAETSGQRIFVVVLDPGEEAFASLTDFAGQKGLTGASLTAIGAFERATVGWFDFGSRSYRKIRVDEQCEVLSAIGDVAVDDSGKPSLHLHAVLGLSDGSTRGGHLLEGIVQPTLEITVTEAPVHSRRTKRPGLGIALIDLDA from the coding sequence ATGAAATCGAAGCTCGTCGCCGAGACCTCCGGACAAAGAATATTCGTGGTCGTGCTCGATCCGGGCGAGGAAGCCTTCGCGTCCCTTACCGATTTCGCCGGTCAGAAGGGACTTACCGGCGCCTCGCTGACGGCCATCGGCGCGTTCGAGAGAGCGACGGTCGGCTGGTTTGATTTCGGCTCGAGATCGTACCGGAAAATTCGCGTGGACGAGCAGTGTGAGGTGCTGAGCGCCATCGGCGACGTCGCCGTCGACGACAGCGGCAAGCCGAGCCTGCATCTCCATGCCGTGCTCGGCCTGAGCGACGGGTCGACCCGAGGCGGACATCTGCTCGAAGGCATCGTCCAGCCGACGCTCGAAATCACCGTGACCGAGGCGCCCGTCCATTCGCGGCGCACAAAACGGCCGGGTCTCGGCATCGCCCTGATCGACCTCGACGCCTGA
- a CDS encoding ATP-dependent DNA ligase, whose product MAQSTDVAFPLPLDTPPMEARTAEELPKGDGAWQFEPKWDGFRCLAFKGTETVDLRAKSGKPLGRYFPELIATMQSLDAKDFVVDGEIVIEIDGRASFDTLQMRLHPAESRIRKLSAETPALLILFDMLVAPGGRSMLQASLIDRRTELETFVSKAAGAKLRLSPSTTNFAIAEQWLQEDTHGSTDGVVAKALDEPYRPGERAMVKVKRLRTADCVVGGFRYLNGKRQVGSLLLGLYNDNGQLDHVGFTSTIANDERAALTERLEELRGGSGFTGKAPGGPSRWSTERSGEWEPLKPELVVEVRFDHVTGGRFRHGTRLLRWRPDKAPLQCTFEQIA is encoded by the coding sequence ATGGCCCAGTCCACAGACGTTGCGTTTCCGCTTCCTCTCGACACACCGCCCATGGAGGCCAGGACGGCCGAAGAACTGCCGAAAGGGGACGGTGCTTGGCAGTTCGAACCGAAATGGGATGGATTTCGCTGCCTTGCCTTCAAGGGCACGGAGACGGTCGACCTGCGGGCGAAATCGGGCAAGCCGCTTGGCCGATATTTTCCGGAATTGATCGCGACGATGCAAAGCCTCGATGCCAAGGATTTCGTCGTCGACGGCGAGATCGTGATCGAAATCGACGGCCGCGCTTCCTTCGACACGCTACAGATGCGGCTGCACCCGGCAGAGAGCCGCATCCGCAAGCTGAGCGCGGAGACGCCGGCACTGCTGATCCTGTTCGACATGCTCGTCGCCCCGGGCGGCAGGTCGATGCTCCAAGCGTCCTTGATTGACCGTCGCACGGAGTTGGAGACCTTCGTTTCCAAAGCCGCCGGTGCAAAGCTACGACTTTCGCCCTCCACCACGAACTTCGCGATCGCCGAGCAATGGTTGCAAGAAGACACCCACGGTTCGACCGACGGGGTCGTCGCCAAGGCGCTGGATGAACCCTATCGGCCCGGCGAGCGCGCAATGGTCAAGGTCAAGCGGCTGCGAACCGCCGACTGCGTCGTGGGCGGCTTCCGCTATCTGAACGGCAAGCGGCAGGTCGGGTCGCTGCTGCTTGGCCTCTATAACGACAACGGACAGCTGGATCATGTTGGCTTCACCTCGACCATCGCCAATGACGAGCGCGCAGCGCTCACGGAGCGGCTCGAAGAGTTGCGCGGCGGATCGGGCTTCACCGGCAAGGCGCCGGGCGGGCCGAGCCGCTGGAGCACGGAGCGCAGCGGTGAATGGGAGCCCCTGAAGCCGGAGCTGGTCGTCGAGGTTCGTTTCGACCATGTCACGGGCGGACGTTTCAGGCATGGCACAAGGCTCTTGCGCTGGCGGCCCGACAAAGCGCCGCTCCAATGCACGTTCGAGCAGATCGCGTAG
- a CDS encoding metallophosphoesterase family protein, translating to MAEQSKAGRKANGKIKIAAMGDLHVQEDAQTSYRDLFGEVSREADVLVLTGDLTNLGKPKEAELLAEDLRACSIPVVAVLGNHDYESGCVEQIAATLRQAGVYLLDGQATELMEVGFVGVKGFVGGFGSRMLGSFGEPAIKAMVAESVSEAMRLENAMRQVRAKRTLVVLHYAPIAETVAGEPPEIFPFLGSSRLAETIDRFKVSAVVHGHAHRGTFEGQTPGGAKVYNVAMHITKPTGRPYALLEI from the coding sequence ATGGCTGAACAAAGCAAGGCGGGTCGCAAAGCGAACGGCAAGATCAAGATTGCCGCGATGGGCGATCTGCATGTTCAGGAAGATGCGCAGACTTCCTATCGCGATTTGTTCGGCGAGGTTTCCCGCGAAGCAGATGTCCTGGTGCTTACCGGAGACCTCACCAATCTCGGAAAGCCGAAGGAGGCTGAGCTTTTGGCGGAAGATCTCAGGGCCTGCTCGATTCCCGTGGTCGCGGTGCTCGGCAACCACGACTACGAATCCGGCTGCGTCGAGCAGATCGCGGCGACGCTTCGCCAGGCAGGCGTTTATCTCCTCGATGGACAGGCCACGGAACTGATGGAAGTGGGCTTTGTCGGCGTGAAGGGCTTTGTCGGCGGTTTCGGCTCCAGGATGCTTGGGTCCTTCGGTGAGCCGGCAATCAAGGCCATGGTGGCCGAGAGCGTCAGCGAGGCGATGCGGCTCGAAAATGCCATGCGACAGGTCCGCGCCAAGCGCACGCTTGTGGTGCTTCACTACGCGCCGATCGCGGAGACCGTCGCCGGCGAGCCGCCGGAAATTTTCCCATTCCTGGGATCCTCCAGGCTTGCGGAAACGATCGACCGGTTCAAGGTGAGCGCCGTCGTGCATGGGCATGCGCATCGTGGCACTTTCGAAGGCCAGACTCCCGGCGGCGCGAAAGTCTATAATGTCGCCATGCACATCACGAAGCCGACGGGCCGGCCCTACGCGCTGCTCGAAATCTGA
- a CDS encoding nucleotidyltransferase, producing MTNDELPGVLATLPVIDAKAEPTLKSAEAEAFYTNAIRELAATDIPFLVAGTYAVSAYTGVVRQTKDLDIFCKAGDCPRILAHFKDIGYAVEIEDDRWLGKVFEGPHFFDVIFASANGTMQVEDQWLEHARQVELLGSRVRIIGPTELIWSKCFIQDRGRHDGADIAHTILKAHEQIDWHRLLSYLDVHWEVLLMQLLNFRWIYPSERDQIPDWLLDNLLDRLARQRQLPSPRMKICRGRLLSQVDYEIDVKEWGFAGVGGVGEFRDG from the coding sequence ATGACCAATGACGAGTTGCCGGGAGTGCTGGCGACGCTGCCGGTGATCGACGCGAAGGCGGAGCCGACGCTGAAGAGCGCCGAGGCGGAGGCCTTCTACACGAATGCCATCCGCGAGCTCGCCGCCACCGACATTCCCTTCCTGGTTGCCGGCACCTATGCGGTAAGCGCCTATACCGGCGTGGTACGCCAGACCAAGGACCTCGATATCTTCTGCAAGGCCGGCGATTGCCCGCGCATCCTCGCCCATTTCAAGGATATCGGCTACGCCGTCGAGATCGAGGATGATCGTTGGCTGGGGAAGGTTTTCGAAGGCCCGCATTTCTTCGATGTGATCTTTGCATCAGCCAACGGCACCATGCAGGTCGAGGACCAGTGGCTGGAGCATGCCCGCCAGGTCGAACTGCTGGGCAGCCGAGTCCGGATCATCGGACCGACGGAGCTCATCTGGTCGAAATGCTTCATCCAGGACAGGGGTCGTCACGATGGCGCCGACATCGCCCACACCATCCTCAAGGCGCATGAGCAGATCGACTGGCACAGGCTGCTTTCCTATCTGGACGTCCACTGGGAGGTGCTTTTGATGCAGTTGCTGAATTTCAGATGGATCTATCCCAGCGAGCGCGACCAGATCCCCGACTGGCTCCTTGACAATCTGCTCGACCGGCTCGCCAGGCAGCGGCAACTGCCTTCGCCGAGGATGAAGATTTGCCGCGGCCGGCTTTTGTCGCAGGTCGACTACGAGATCGACGTCAAGGAATGGGGATTTGCCGGTGTCGGCGGAGTTGGGGAATTCCGCGATGGCTGA
- a CDS encoding sigma-70 family RNA polymerase sigma factor, producing the protein MNSYSSALHNEATIVDLIPALRAFARTFCRDKTDADDLVQETLLKGIAHIDQFEPGTRIKSWLFTIMRNTFYTKHKVYTREAPAVNDCASARSITYGDQEWHIRSQEVHAAIGKLPPQQREVLVLIAILGVSYEETAGICGCAIGTIKSRLNRARMSLLEDLGETSSATAVDSCTNVPLPFGQSSSRR; encoded by the coding sequence ATGAATTCCTACTCGTCGGCCCTCCACAACGAAGCGACGATCGTCGATCTGATCCCGGCTTTGAGGGCTTTCGCGCGTACCTTCTGCAGGGACAAGACAGACGCCGACGATCTCGTGCAGGAGACCCTGCTCAAGGGGATAGCGCATATCGATCAATTCGAACCCGGCACCCGGATCAAGTCATGGCTGTTCACGATCATGCGCAATACCTTCTATACGAAGCACAAGGTCTACACGCGCGAAGCGCCGGCAGTGAATGACTGCGCATCGGCCCGTTCGATCACCTATGGCGACCAGGAATGGCATATTCGTAGCCAGGAGGTTCATGCCGCTATAGGCAAACTGCCTCCCCAGCAGCGCGAGGTCTTGGTGCTGATCGCCATCCTCGGCGTGAGTTACGAGGAGACCGCGGGCATTTGCGGCTGCGCCATCGGTACCATCAAAAGCCGGCTGAACCGTGCACGGATGTCATTGCTGGAAGACCTGGGCGAGACGTCTTCAGCCACGGCCGTGGACTCCTGCACCAACGTCCCATTGCCTTTTGGTCAGTCGTCAAGTCGGCGCTAG
- a CDS encoding ABC transporter ATP-binding protein — translation MTGIALSRVSKHFGAVEVIRDVSLDIEPGELVVFLGPSGSGKTTLLRMIAGLESIDEGTLTIDGVRSENLAPGRRNVAMVFQNYALYPHMTVAENMAFGLRNIRVAPDVIRRRIAEAARILEIEALLHRRPSQLSGGQRQRVAIGRAIVKEPKAFLFDEPLSNLDAALRARTRVELAELHHRLKATMIYVTHDQVEAMTLADRIVILNDCRIEQMGRPDEVYARPASRFVATFVGSPAMNILPVTVSGSDDRLNARLTDGSLVGLPGAPANVDWRELGVRPESLTVVSEGHEISATATVVERLGERTLIYARLADGTQVTAQDRALSSVKPGDAVRLKFDTAALHLFAADGSAWHAR, via the coding sequence ATGACGGGAATCGCGCTGTCGCGCGTATCAAAGCACTTTGGCGCAGTCGAGGTTATCCGCGACGTGAGTCTGGATATTGAGCCGGGAGAGCTGGTCGTCTTTCTCGGTCCGTCCGGTTCTGGCAAGACAACGCTGCTGCGGATGATCGCCGGCCTCGAAAGCATTGACGAGGGCACGCTGACGATCGACGGGGTGCGCTCGGAAAACCTTGCGCCGGGCAGGCGCAACGTTGCGATGGTCTTCCAGAACTATGCGCTTTACCCACATATGACAGTCGCGGAGAACATGGCCTTTGGGCTAAGGAACATTCGGGTCGCGCCGGATGTCATACGCCGACGGATCGCTGAGGCGGCGCGTATCTTGGAGATCGAAGCGCTGCTCCACCGGCGACCGTCGCAGCTCTCCGGCGGGCAGCGCCAGCGCGTGGCCATCGGGAGGGCGATCGTCAAGGAGCCCAAGGCATTCCTGTTCGACGAGCCGCTCTCCAATCTTGACGCGGCGCTTCGGGCCCGTACACGCGTCGAGCTCGCCGAACTGCATCACCGTTTGAAGGCGACGATGATCTACGTGACCCACGACCAGGTTGAAGCGATGACGCTCGCCGACCGTATCGTGATTCTCAACGATTGCCGGATCGAGCAGATGGGGAGACCCGACGAGGTCTATGCACGTCCGGCGTCGCGATTCGTCGCGACCTTCGTCGGGTCTCCGGCGATGAACATTCTGCCTGTTACGGTTTCGGGCTCGGACGACAGGCTCAATGCGCGCTTGACTGATGGATCGCTCGTCGGACTTCCGGGCGCGCCGGCGAACGTGGATTGGCGCGAACTCGGAGTGCGGCCGGAATCGCTGACTGTCGTCTCCGAAGGCCATGAAATATCCGCAACGGCCACCGTTGTGGAGCGCCTTGGTGAGCGCACACTCATCTATGCGCGGCTTGCGGATGGGACGCAGGTTACGGCACAGGATCGCGCGCTTTCGAGCGTTAAACCAGGCGACGCCGTTCGGCTGAAGTTCGACACCGCTGCCCTGCATCTCTTCGCCGCCGACGGATCGGCTTGGCACGCGCGCTGA
- a CDS encoding carbohydrate ABC transporter permease, protein MNVMAAQRWDFRGGIITALTLVWAILWAFPLYWGVISSLKPDSEVVRPYIELWPETPTLENYISALTTTQIGAWYINSVAVAVGVTAITIFISMLCGYAISQLRFPGRTALWWLILASFMVPISALIINHFVLVANLGLINSWAGIMLPQLIHPVIVIVYKQFFDQVPKDFREAAVMDNASEFGILFKIYMPMNWGVTTALSIVCFIWTWNAFLWPFLSVTRTEMMTITVGITQVNDAFGVYYARQLSAAVLAGLPVALAYLFFQRRVTEAITLSAGIKG, encoded by the coding sequence ATGAACGTCATGGCTGCGCAACGCTGGGACTTCCGGGGCGGGATAATCACGGCACTGACGCTCGTCTGGGCCATCCTCTGGGCGTTCCCGCTCTACTGGGGTGTGATCTCATCGCTCAAGCCGGACAGCGAGGTCGTCCGGCCTTACATCGAACTCTGGCCCGAGACGCCGACGCTGGAGAACTACATCAGCGCCCTGACCACCACGCAGATCGGTGCCTGGTACATCAATTCGGTGGCGGTCGCGGTCGGCGTAACGGCCATCACCATCTTCATCTCGATGCTGTGCGGCTACGCGATCTCGCAGTTGCGATTCCCGGGGCGGACCGCGCTATGGTGGCTGATCCTCGCCTCCTTCATGGTGCCGATTTCAGCGCTTATCATCAATCATTTCGTGCTGGTCGCCAATCTTGGCCTGATCAACAGCTGGGCCGGAATCATGTTGCCGCAGCTTATCCACCCCGTCATCGTCATCGTGTACAAGCAGTTCTTCGATCAGGTCCCGAAAGACTTCCGCGAGGCCGCGGTCATGGACAATGCGTCTGAATTCGGGATCCTCTTCAAAATCTACATGCCGATGAACTGGGGGGTAACGACGGCGCTGTCGATCGTCTGCTTCATCTGGACGTGGAACGCCTTCTTGTGGCCGTTCCTGTCGGTGACCCGCACCGAGATGATGACCATCACCGTCGGCATCACACAGGTCAACGACGCCTTCGGTGTCTACTACGCGCGCCAGCTGTCGGCAGCCGTACTGGCCGGCCTTCCCGTGGCGCTAGCCTACCTCTTCTTCCAGCGCCGGGTGACCGAAGCGATAACGCTCTCGGCAGGTATCAAGGGCTAG
- a CDS encoding carbohydrate ABC transporter permease → MLRNFRTERLVALVLVAPFLAVYLLAFVYPTVQMFRISFTDAPLIGAGRWVGLDNYLRLDNDPIFRRAVWNTAYFVLMTVVPGTLIALLIALGVSRLKGRFQALVLALFFLPYILPVSVVYLIWDWTLNFQFGIAMHVLDWLGIPRVPVFKSRVWFLPAVAGVTIWWTAGFSILLFLAGLRSIPAEIYEAAALDSSTRWTTFRRITWPLLWPITSLVFTIQLILQLKIFDQVYLFSIGGRPNDNMVLVYYVFQKAFQQNQGGRAAAVAVTLFVLVVVVSVLQFQLLRFAERRRR, encoded by the coding sequence ATGCTTCGCAACTTCCGCACTGAACGTCTGGTCGCACTGGTGCTGGTCGCTCCCTTCCTGGCGGTCTACTTGCTGGCGTTCGTGTATCCGACGGTCCAGATGTTTCGCATCTCCTTCACCGATGCGCCGCTGATCGGCGCGGGTCGGTGGGTAGGTCTCGACAACTACCTGCGGCTCGACAACGACCCGATATTCCGGCGCGCGGTCTGGAACACCGCTTACTTCGTGCTGATGACGGTCGTCCCCGGAACGCTTATCGCGCTGTTGATCGCGCTTGGCGTGTCGCGACTCAAGGGCCGGTTCCAGGCGCTCGTTCTGGCGCTGTTCTTCCTGCCCTACATCCTACCGGTCTCCGTGGTCTATCTGATCTGGGACTGGACGCTGAATTTCCAGTTCGGGATCGCGATGCATGTGTTGGATTGGCTGGGAATCCCGCGCGTGCCGGTCTTCAAGTCGCGCGTCTGGTTCTTGCCGGCGGTGGCCGGGGTGACGATCTGGTGGACCGCAGGCTTCTCGATCCTCCTTTTCCTCGCCGGACTGCGGTCCATACCGGCGGAGATCTACGAAGCCGCGGCGCTCGACAGCTCGACGCGATGGACCACCTTCCGGCGTATCACCTGGCCGCTGCTGTGGCCGATCACCTCTCTGGTGTTCACCATCCAACTCATCCTGCAGCTCAAGATATTCGACCAGGTCTATCTGTTCTCGATCGGCGGCCGGCCGAATGACAACATGGTGCTCGTCTACTATGTCTTCCAGAAGGCCTTCCAGCAAAACCAGGGAGGCAGGGCGGCGGCCGTCGCCGTTACCCTTTTCGTGCTTGTGGTCGTCGTCTCGGTCCTGCAATTCCAACTGCTCCGGTTCGCCGAAAGGCGGCGCCGATGA
- a CDS encoding extracellular solute-binding protein, with translation MNVRRMMAIAVVAAGGFWSAAAQAEETVIWWDFLGGGDGVRMKQMIADFNTAHAGKIKIDATTLEWGTPFYTKVQTSAAVGEAPDVMTYHASRIPLAVSQDILEEITADDMSKMGLSASDFAQTTMDAVTVDGKQYAVPLDTHPIVLYYNRDLLKKAGVLGSDGRPVGMGNKEEFTATLKKLKDAGVEFPLGSVTADGNFMYRTIYSLVCQQGGELLTGNEFLAGDNPEKLEKALTVLQGWTKAGLQSTYTDYPATVALFTSGKAAMMINGVWEVPTMTDLAKQGKLFDWGAVEIPVIFDKPCTYADSHSFAIPKNKGKEISPEKRAAVLEVISWMDKHSLFWATAGHIPAYKPVTGTAEYKAMEPNATYSTLTANMIFDPKSPKAGVAGPIFDIMSNYFVPTLNGEMAPAEAVKSIKEELNSM, from the coding sequence ATGAACGTTCGCAGGATGATGGCCATAGCTGTGGTTGCGGCCGGAGGGTTCTGGTCCGCAGCGGCCCAGGCCGAAGAAACCGTCATATGGTGGGATTTCCTCGGCGGCGGCGACGGTGTGCGCATGAAGCAGATGATCGCCGACTTCAACACCGCTCACGCCGGCAAGATCAAGATCGACGCCACGACGCTGGAGTGGGGCACGCCCTTCTACACGAAGGTGCAGACCTCGGCCGCGGTCGGTGAGGCGCCAGACGTCATGACCTATCATGCCAGCCGCATCCCCTTGGCGGTGAGCCAGGACATTCTCGAAGAAATCACCGCCGACGACATGAGCAAGATGGGCCTCTCGGCCTCGGACTTCGCCCAGACGACGATGGATGCCGTGACGGTCGACGGCAAGCAATACGCAGTGCCGCTCGATACCCATCCAATCGTCCTGTACTACAATCGCGACCTCCTGAAGAAGGCAGGCGTGCTCGGCAGCGACGGCCGTCCCGTGGGCATGGGCAACAAGGAGGAATTTACCGCGACACTCAAGAAGTTGAAGGATGCCGGCGTCGAGTTCCCGTTGGGCAGCGTCACCGCCGACGGCAACTTCATGTACCGCACCATTTATTCGCTGGTGTGCCAGCAAGGCGGCGAGCTTCTGACGGGCAACGAGTTCCTCGCCGGCGACAATCCCGAAAAGCTGGAGAAGGCGCTAACGGTTCTGCAAGGATGGACGAAGGCAGGGCTGCAGTCGACCTACACGGACTATCCCGCAACCGTCGCCCTGTTCACCTCGGGCAAGGCCGCGATGATGATCAACGGTGTGTGGGAGGTTCCCACGATGACCGACCTCGCCAAGCAAGGCAAACTGTTCGACTGGGGCGCCGTCGAAATCCCGGTGATCTTCGACAAGCCATGCACCTATGCGGACAGCCACTCATTCGCAATCCCGAAGAACAAGGGCAAGGAGATCAGCCCGGAAAAGCGTGCCGCGGTTCTCGAGGTGATCTCATGGATGGACAAGCACTCGCTGTTCTGGGCTACGGCGGGCCACATCCCGGCATACAAGCCGGTCACCGGGACGGCCGAATACAAGGCGATGGAACCCAACGCGACCTACTCGACGCTGACGGCCAACATGATCTTCGATCCGAAGTCGCCCAAAGCCGGTGTCGCCGGGCCGATCTTCGACATCATGTCCAACTATTTCGTGCCGACCCTCAATGGAGAGATGGCGCCCGCCGAAGCGGTGAAATCCATCAAGGAGGAGCTGAACAGCATGTAG
- a CDS encoding alpha-N-arabinofuranosidase — MKARVTANAAYAVADIDKRLYGSFLEHLGRAIYTGIYEPGHPQADAEGMRKDVIELVRALDTPICRYPGGNFVSAYNWEDGIGPKENRPRRLDLAWRTTEPNLVGIHEFADWADKAGTEMMLAVNLGSRGLDEARAFVEYVNHPGGSYWSDLRAKNGRTQPWNCRLWCLGNEMDGPWQVGHKSAGEYGHLANETAKALRGLDPTLELVVCGSSHSNMPTYPQWEATVLEATYEQVDYISLHMYFENYEKNTAEYLALPAKLDRYIGTVAGIIGYVKAKTRSKRDVKISFDEWNVWYHQRRQDAERMRGWDWPEAPRLLEDIYNFEDVLQVGCIINTFIRRSDIVRIACIAQLVNVIAPIMTDPGGSAWRQTIYWPFMLASRHGRGTALQLAVEAPTYDAAAADKVPWLDIAGVHNSNAGTLTFFAINRHGSEAIEADVALERFAAKSIEHTIIRHDDLEARNTKDAPDNVAPVKGNGAALSSKGMTLTLPPHSYSMVRVTL, encoded by the coding sequence ATGAAGGCCAGAGTCACGGCGAACGCGGCCTATGCCGTCGCGGATATCGACAAACGTCTTTATGGCTCGTTTCTCGAGCATCTTGGCCGGGCGATCTACACCGGCATCTACGAGCCTGGGCACCCGCAAGCGGACGCCGAGGGAATGCGCAAGGACGTCATCGAGTTGGTGCGTGCGCTCGACACGCCGATCTGCCGTTACCCGGGCGGCAACTTCGTGTCCGCCTACAATTGGGAAGACGGCATAGGCCCAAAGGAGAACCGCCCGCGGCGGCTCGATCTTGCCTGGCGCACCACGGAGCCGAACCTGGTTGGAATCCACGAATTCGCCGACTGGGCCGACAAGGCCGGCACCGAGATGATGCTTGCGGTCAATCTCGGTTCCCGCGGCCTCGACGAGGCGCGAGCCTTCGTTGAATACGTCAACCACCCCGGTGGCAGCTATTGGTCCGACCTCAGGGCCAAGAACGGACGCACCCAACCCTGGAACTGCCGCCTCTGGTGTCTCGGCAATGAAATGGACGGCCCCTGGCAGGTCGGCCACAAATCGGCGGGCGAATATGGCCATCTCGCCAACGAGACCGCCAAGGCGCTGCGCGGCCTCGATCCCACGCTGGAGCTGGTCGTTTGCGGCTCGTCGCATTCCAACATGCCGACCTATCCGCAGTGGGAAGCAACCGTGTTGGAAGCAACCTACGAGCAGGTCGACTACATCTCCCTGCATATGTATTTCGAGAATTACGAGAAGAATACAGCCGAATATCTGGCCCTCCCGGCCAAGCTGGACCGTTACATCGGCACGGTCGCGGGCATCATCGGCTATGTGAAGGCCAAGACTCGCTCGAAGCGGGACGTGAAGATCTCCTTCGACGAATGGAACGTCTGGTACCATCAGCGCAGGCAGGACGCAGAGCGCATGCGCGGCTGGGACTGGCCGGAAGCGCCCAGGCTTCTGGAAGACATCTACAATTTCGAGGACGTGCTGCAGGTCGGCTGCATCATCAACACCTTCATCCGACGGTCGGATATTGTTCGCATCGCCTGCATTGCGCAGCTGGTGAACGTTATCGCGCCTATCATGACCGATCCCGGCGGCAGCGCCTGGCGGCAGACGATCTACTGGCCTTTCATGCTGGCCTCCAGGCACGGCCGCGGGACCGCGCTGCAGCTCGCGGTCGAGGCGCCTACCTACGACGCGGCCGCGGCCGACAAGGTGCCATGGCTCGACATTGCAGGCGTGCATAATTCGAATGCCGGCACGCTGACCTTCTTCGCAATCAACCGGCATGGGTCCGAGGCGATAGAGGCCGACGTCGCCCTCGAGCGGTTCGCCGCCAAGTCCATCGAGCATACGATCATCCGTCACGACGATCTCGAGGCCCGCAACACGAAAGACGCGCCGGACAACGTCGCACCGGTCAAGGGCAACGGAGCAGCGCTCAGCAGCAAGGGAATGACGCTGACCTTGCCGCCACACTCGTACTCGATGGTGCGTGTGACACTCTGA